GTCAAATACCACATTTTGATCAAAAACTGTTGCCACCGGAGTACCTAGTACTACATCTATATCAGTTAGCTCAATAATCTTGTTACTCTGATCGGCCAATCCCAATTCATCAGCACCACAGATCATCCCACTAGAAACTTGACCAAAAATTTTTCTCTTTGTAATCTTAAATCCTCCTGGCAACTCAGAGCCTACCTGAGCAAAAGCTACTCTGATACCTGCCCTAGCATTTGAGGCTCCACAAACTACTTCGATCGTTTCTACTGCATCTGGGTCAATCATAAGCCTACAGAGCTTTAATCTATCAGACCCCTCGATTGGTTCAGCCTCAATGATTTGAGCAACTATTATTTTCGGGTCAAGTTGATTAGGTACAATTACCTCCTCGACTTCTACCTCTGTCCTAGAGAAAGCCTGCTCCAACTGCTTAGCACTGAGTTTGGTACTCAAATACTGATTAATCTGGTTCAGCCCTATTCTCATCTAACAAACCTCTGCGTCAAAAAGCGATAATCCGGTCTCCAAAAATATCTAACGTCCCCCACTCTGTATTTGACAGCTGCCAAGCGATCTAAGCCAAACCCAAAAGCAAAGCCTTGATACTTATCCGAGTCAATCCCCTGATTTTCAAGGATTTTTGGATGAACCATACCACCACCAGCCAATTCAAGCCATTGACCACGATACTTAACATCTATCTCTACCGATGGTTCGGTAAATGGGAAAAAACTGGGACGCAATCTAGTCTCTATCTGATCTTCCAAAAGTTCACTAAGTATCGACTGGATTGCTCCGCGCAAATCAGCCATACTAATACCCTCATCAACCACTAGGCCTTCTAATTGATAAAAATTCCAAAGATGGGTACTATCTTCATCTTCATTACGATAAACTTTACCCGGAACCAAAACCTTGATTGGTAACTGATTGCTCTCAAGGTATCTAATCTGTACGGGTGAAGTATGTGTTCTAGCAAGCATCTGCTTACCATCATGATATTGATCAAGGTAAAATGTATCCCAACCATCCCTAGCTGGGTGATCAGGTCCGATATTAAGAGCAGTAAAGTTATACCAATCAGTTTCTATTTCTGGCCCATCAGTTACCCGATAGCCCAATTTACCAGCCAATTCTATCACTTCAAGCAAAATACGTGATATCGGATGTATTCTTGCTTCAGACTGTCCAGCATTACCTAGTGGAGCCGTCAAATCAAGTCTACCCCAATCCGTCTGCTGACTTAACAATTCTTTTTCTCGATCAGCCGCCATTCTAACCATCTGATCCTTGAGCTGATTAATACTCTGGCCAAAATTCTTTCTTTCTTGGTAGTTAGCAGTACCCAAACCCCTTAAAGCTTGATTGATTTGACTCTTCTTGCCTAAATAAATTCTCCGGAGTTCGGTTAAGCCTGCTAGGTCTTTTTGCTTTTTAAGTTGATAATCAAACTGCTTGACTAGTTGTTCGATATCTTCAATCTTGATAGCTTGATTCCAATTACTTGTCATACTTATTTACTTTTTTTACTAATCAATTTTTTTAATATTTCTTGCACCTGGACGCAAGTTCCTGACTAATTCTACTACAATTATCGTCAGTATCAAAAGCACTCCATCTCGATAATCAATTATTCTCAAACTCCTGACGGCTAGTATCACAACAATAATGATCGAAACTACTAAGCTTCTGATCAGCTGAGTCCGAATTATAGACCAATCTGGTCTGGTTTGCAATTTTGTCCTTGTCTGATTTCTATAAATTGGTCTCAACCTAATCATCAATTGTATACCCGTCATAGCTATAGCCAGTAACCCAAACCAAAACATTATCCCTATTGGGCCGATGGTTTCAGGTGTACTCAAGAACACAAAACTCAAGACAAGAGCGCCACCAATAAAACTAATGAACAATATAATTATTCTTAATCTAGCCAGGCTAATCCTCTCCTCTAGTAACTCTTTTTTGGATTTCATAATAGCTCAATTCTATCATGAAACTTCCAAACAAAAAACTATCACTGTCTCAATATATTCCTTATCATTACCCTACAGGTCCTTTCCATATCGTTAACACTTCACACTACCAGATTATTCTTAACCAGCCAGCTAGTCTACTGATCCCGATAGTGTAGACAAATTTTATACCTAGTAATCAAAAATTTTAATCTTTTGTACACAATAATTATTTCTCACATTTTGAAGTTCATATTGAACACAATTTTACCGACAATATGGTCTACTCCCTTGATCAAATATTTTACTCACCAATATTGCGAACGTTTAGCATACAATTATTTCTAGTGTCGTTCACTTATTCCCTATATTTATATCTATGATTAATTGATAATGTAAATATTTCATCAATATATTTCAAAGCTACAACCACACTATTTGTATACTGGAATAATCAATAAACACCCTAACTTTAATAGACAAAACCACGATATAGCCTATGTCGCAAAATATCTATGTAGACTTACATCAATCAGCCCGCTACCCTGCCCTAGAAATGAACTACTCGAGTAGGTTATTTGACTTGTGAATACCACTCAAATGAGCTATGATATTGGCATAAGGGGTTCTGATCAATTTAAAGGAGAAAAACCTATATGCAAAACTATGGTCAAATGATTGATAAAGAACTAATCAAAGAATTAGGTCTCGACCAGATTCATCGTGACAAATTAGAGGGTATCCTAGATGAATTAGCTGTAATACTTCAGCCTGCGCTCTCTGATAAGCTCGAATCCTCACTTACCGATCAACAGCTTGATCAATTCGATCAATTTCTAATCAAGAATGATGAGGTAGGTGCCTTCAGATATCTTCAACAACAAATCCCCAATTTTACTGATGTAATCAAGGCTGTTATCTCTGACCAAAAGGAGATATTGCGATCGAGGGTTGAGATGCTGATTGGTGGAGACCCTAGCCTGAGAGCTGCCTCTGAAGATCAGAGTATTCTAGCTAGCCCCCAGATGCAAGGCTCTTCTGATCCTCAATCCCAAATAGTAGCTAGTACACCCTCACCCTTACCGGCTAGCAACACCCCCATCACTCCTCCACCCACAACATCAATTGCTCCCCCACCTAAAAGCTATTCGGATAGAATAGCCAAAGACAAACAATTAAATACTAAGACTGATGAATCGAAAACTGCTATTCGTCCAAAATCTGACGATAATAAATCAAATCAATCTGCCTTTCATAAAAAATCTAACAATAATGCTCCTCAAACTATTTCAGGAATAGATCAAGCTCCTCATGCATTCAATCTTCATGGTGGAAATTACAATGATAATCCCAATTATCAACCCAATAAAATGCCTGGTAATATTAATTCTCAATCCAATGTCCAGCCTAATATAAACAATATCCCTTCAGTTGAAACTTCTCCGGATGAACAAACACTCAAAGTTGAAATACCAGACTCTCAACCATCTACCCCTTCTAGCAAGATCAACCCCCCCACTACCAAGCCCTTAGCCTCTGGCGGAGGAATGACGCCCAGTGAACAAACTGCCACCACTAGTCCTGGCTCTATCCCTCAATCAATACCACCCAAGCCATTTTCACCCAAGCCCGTAACCGACTGGATGTCTACTAATAAACAGCAATCTAGTCCTAGTAGACCATCAGTAAGTCCTGATAATAACTTACAATCCCCTATACCTGCCCCATCAATTTCATCTAATAATATTGATGTTGGCTCTTCCCCGTCACCTACCTATTCAGACCAAACTCCAACCACCACTATCACTAACCTCTTATCCGAAAATCAATCAATAAAAATTCCAGATATCAATGCTCCAGAAAGTGTTCCAAACATCTATGAAGATGCTTATTTGCGTAGCAGTTTTGATCGCGGCACTAATCCTATATCACCATCAATACAACCCCAATCACCAACCAATCCAGTTGCAACCAACCATCAGACTCAACCCAGCAATCAACCATCTCTAAATTCTACCTATAATCCCTATGATAGTATTGTAGATAACACTACTCTGAGTCAATCCCCCACCAACCCATCCTCTTCTTATCCGGAACCCTCTGCCAATTCCTATGCACCTCCCAAAAACAATCTCGACTTTCCTCCTGCCTCGACTCTCCAAGCCTATCCTACGGATAACTACTCAGCCAGCACCTTATCTACTAGCACTCAGTCCTTCAGACCTACAGTGCCCGGACTGAATTCTTCAACCAACCAATCCTTGAATCAGCCAGCTCCAAGCTATTCCCCTACTCAGCAACCAGTTCAAACCCCACCGACCCAGCCAGCTGCCTCAGCCTACGCTACTCCAATGCCCAGCTATCAAACTAGCACTCTTGATGGACAAAATATATCCACACCGATAGCATCGAACACAGCTTACCAGCCTCCTTCAACACCCTTGAGTCCACCTATTCAACAACCGCCAACTCCAACCCCATCTTCTAATCAAGCTCCAAACTTTGATTATACAAATCCTGCCACCAACCCAAATCACCCCCTAAATAGTATCAAGTAGCCTATGCCAATCTATACCAAAAAAGGAGACCAGGGCAAAACTTCTCTTTTCGATGGTACTAGAGTCGATAAGACAAATGCTAGAATCAATTGCCTCGGCACAATAGATGAATTGAATAGTACCATTGGGCTACTGACTTCTCTTATAGATCATGATCAAGAGCTAATGAATAACGATATAGCTGTCAATAATACTACTTTACTCAAAGATATTCAATCTAAGCTTTTCTCGATCGGAGCAAGTATTGCCAACCCTGCTATAGAGGTGTCCGAATCTGATTATCTGGATTTTACCAGTAAAGTAGAGAGTTTAATTGATCAAATGACAACAATTTTGCCTGAGTTGAAAAACTTTATTTTGCCGGGAGGTAGCATAGCAGCCTCCCAAGCCCAAGTGACTCGTTCTGTTACCAGGCGAGCCGAAAGAACTTACTTCGGACTAGAAGAATACCCGGACATCACTATTAGCCCAGCAATTGCCAGCCTACTCAACCGTCTCTCCGATTATTTCTTTACTCTCGCCCGATACCTCAACAACACCTCTCAAACCCCAGAATCAATATGGAATTCTAAAAAACTATCTTAATCAATAATTACCCGAGTCTAGATATCTGATACTTGAAAATATGTATTTGAGCTTCTTGATTACGGATTGCGCATTACCAATATCCCAACAAGTGTTCTTCCATTTGGGCCAAGCGTTGCCATATGCCTGGTAGGCTTTTTACCCGGGAAGTATCCTCCCCTGATGCAGATTATCCTATCTTGTTTAATTTGTATTGGTTGAGCAACCTCTCCTTGGTCATCTTTATAATATAAAGTTCCAGTTCCTTCTGTGTACCAGTAGATTACCAGAGCAGTATCTTCTCTATCGGTATGCCAATCCATTGTCCCCGTATTGGTCAAGGGCTCCAAACATGCCAACCTGTATTGGGCTAATCCTCCCTCTAACCCCTCCAATAGATCACCCATATTGGGATTTGCCCCAAGCCAACCAATAATATCTACTGGAGTCAGCTTGGATAAGCCTGGTATTTTAGTGGTAGCTACTCCTTTTGTACTAAGTTCATCAGATAAACCCTTAAAAAATTCACCTAGTAGTCCCTTAACCCCTTCCGGGATAACCAAGAAATCCATACCCCACGAATCAGTAAAATCATCAGGGCTACTGCTACTGGTATTTGGTATCTTTTCTTCCATCATATCAACCCTAACTTACATCAATACACCACCACAGCCTGATTCGACAAGTTGCCATGGATATTCATATTAGCCATTAGTTGAGCTGCTGTCCAGTTCAGTTGACCACTAATTGGATCATTGATAATGAAGCTTGTCGGGTTATCAGGATTCCCTCGAAAACCTATTACAGTTCTGACATGCTCACCTATATAAGCACCTACTGATGAACCGTTGACATTCCAGTCCATCCTCTGGCCGCTATAACTATAACCCCAGATTACTACTGGATTATTATTAGCTATCTGATTTGCTATAAAGCTAGCCGATACTCCATAGTGTACGCTAGCGTTTGCTCCCATTAATTGGGCTGCTCGCGCAACCGGTGGTGCATACACTCCATAGCCCGTTTTGGTGACCTGACTACCATATACATCCCCGACAAACATCTGATAAGGATCATCCCACTGGTTACCATTTTCCTGCCAATGTCTTGGATTATAGCCCATGAGACTCATTATATGATTTTCAGTCGTATTGATCCCTCTATATGCTAATGCCATTTTGAGAGCTGCTGACTCACAAGACAATGGCATAGTCTGGTAGAATAATGGCACTCCCAATATTGTCACCCTTTCCTCCGTCACAAAACTCCCAGTAAATCCACTACTACTCGGCAAACCGAACCCAACATTAACTACCCCTATCTCGATCACTACACGATATTCTGTACTATAAGCCAAACTACTATTCGGTACTACCAAGACAGTTTGATCACTTATCCACTCCAAGTGATAATCAAAACTCGGTGCTACTGATATCCTTGCTTCAGCTGAAGCTCGATCAACAGCTTGCGAAAAATCTACCCGAAATTTAGACCCCGTTGACACCCCATATCCACCAGGAGATATTGATGCATAAACTGCACCAACTGATCTAACCCTGAAGCTCCTCACACTATCAGCCTCCAGCACGCCTCCAGCTTCAGTTCTAGCCCCAGCTAACACCTCAATCTCATAGCTAGACCCTGGGCTAATGCCACTCGTATCAAAACTCAAATTGAATGGGTCTAGCCAATTATATCCCGCAAAGCTAGTCTGAATACCAACCTGACTTGTCTGCATTGGCTCAGAAAAACTGACCACAACATTTGATCCCGGAATAATATTCTCTGCCTGATTAATACTAAGAACTGGCTTGCGAACTGTCTCAAATTGATAAGTCTTGATCGGATTTTGCTGGTCTTTGTAATAGTCAAAAACTTCTACCTGATAGTTGGTTGATTGCTGATAATTTGACTTTGGCTGAAAGTTAACCTTGGTCTGGTCTTCTGATAAATACTTATCAAATTCGATAGCTGGACTAGTCTTAATCTGAAAATTACTCAAATCATTATTGGGATCAGTTAGTGCCAAGGTTAATTCTTGGTCTATCTTGATATTCTGAGCCTGGTCAAAGTTTGTACCCTGAATCTCTGGTGCATCTTGAGTCCGAAAGCCAATCTTCAAATTTTGCTTCTCACTAAACTTTTTTGCAACACCTTTCAATCTTATTTGATAATCAGTTCCGGTTTGTAACCTTGACTCTGGTACTAGCTCGATCTGTTTAATTAAACCGAGTGAACCGGAATTGACCAATTCAATACGATAGTCAAAGCTCGGCTCAACCTCAACCTCAAATTCTTTCTCTACCCCTAGATTTGTCTGAAGCCTTAATGATTGTCCAATCTCAAGCTTGGGCTCAATTGGTCTAAGTGCCAAATCTTGACTTTGATAATTCCAGACATTAACCCCGATAATTAGTGCCAGTAATCCGACCTGGAGCAAAGTTAAACCCAAGAGTGCTAATCCCAAACGACGAGAGCCGTAGCGAATCAACCCCAACAAGCCTAGATAAATCAATGTTATAGAGCTTGGTAAATCAGCCTTGTTGGGTTTTAGTATTTGTTGATCAGTTTGGTTATTTTGATATTTTTTGTTTTTTTGTTTATTTTTGTTTTTTGACATCGAACCCTTTTTTAATTAATTATTATCTAATATCCATCTCTTCTTTTGTATTTAAAATAATGGTAAACATAAATAATCAAAATAGAACTTAAATAAAATAAAATTGACATACTATAAATGCTAAACTCGCCAATATCGTAATAATCTAGAAATTGCCAACCAGCTACTATCAAGAATAATCCCGCTAGATACTGGCCAACAATTGTTCCCCTTCTTCTGGCTTCAATTAAGGTTAGGGTAAAAGCGGTCACCAGTATCCCCCCACAAACCAGTTCTCGATTCTCTACTGATAAAAGTAGCTTGAATACAATTCCAAAATAAAGACCTAATAATGCACCAATCCTCAACCACTCAGCGTGAGCTTTTTCAAAAAAATTTGCCATCAAATACCAAGCCACGCCAGCTAGAATCGGCACAATAGCAGTCAAGGATTCAACATCCAAGATGTAAAGTAGCCGATAGATACCGACAAAAAATGCTAGACTTGATGCAATTCGGGTATAATGCAGATGTTCCTCGGCAGTCAACATCAAAAACAGTAAGGCCAAGAGCAATAGGCCGGCCACGCTAATGATATCACTAGAAAGCAATAAGAACAGGCTTGCTAAAACCATACTAATCATACCTGTTAAATGAACAATTATCCTACCAGAGAAATAATAATCCCTGATACTAATGTTTGATTTCTTGACTTTTTGACTAAGCTTGAGCTTCTTATCACTCACTATGATCATAGTAGCTGCCAAAAGTACCCAAAGAATCCCTAGTCCAGATAGTTTGATATGATCAAGCTGAACACCTATTTGCAACGGGACAATCATCAACATTAGTAAGAATAATCCTAGACCAATGGGGTATAGTCTCTTCATTGCCTTGATGCTAGCTAATGAATATTCGGATATCACGAGACCTATACCTACGATTAATGTAAAAGACCCAACAACAAACCAATCATTTCTAGCAAGCCAACTCGACATGATAAATGTTACCAGGTTAACTACCCCTGGAACAATCAGAATATACCGCATATCTAAAGCACTAATACTCAACTTGAGTTGACCATGATGTAGTTTCAACCAAAGTGCGATTACTACTATAAGCAAGCTAATGATATCCACTAATAACAGCCCAGAAATAACACTGTCAAAATAATACTCAGACAAAAATAAAGTAGCAAGTACTGCTAAAGCCTGCGATAAAACATACAGACCAGTCTTGGTTGATAATCTGATACTATTAACCCCATAAACTAAACAATAAAAACTGATTACAGAAAGGTAGCTAAATGCACTTAGGCCAGATGCCATACCAATTAATACCAATATTGTAGCCATTGCCACAATACCATTACCCCATATCCGAATAATATTCTGCTCTTCTAGATAATGATGCCTGTTGGTTAATTCAAATATAGATGCCAAAGCAACAATTGGTAATATTGCCAATCTGTGGTCAATCCCCAGATAGATTGGCAATGCATAAATCAATATATAGATAGATCCTAGCACTAGATGGAATACGTATTGATGCTTATGCTGACTATAATTATAGCCAAGCCAAGCAATACTCCAGAAGCAACCAATTGTCATGGTCAAACTATAGCTATCAATATTAAATCCAATAGTAGCTAACCATCCAGCTAGTAATACTGCTAGAATAAATATCCCTTCCATTACCTTAAA
This portion of the Candidatus Saccharibacteria bacterium genome encodes:
- the pheS gene encoding phenylalanine--tRNA ligase subunit alpha, with translation MTSNWNQAIKIEDIEQLVKQFDYQLKKQKDLAGLTELRRIYLGKKSQINQALRGLGTANYQERKNFGQSINQLKDQMVRMAADREKELLSQQTDWGRLDLTAPLGNAGQSEARIHPISRILLEVIELAGKLGYRVTDGPEIETDWYNFTALNIGPDHPARDGWDTFYLDQYHDGKQMLARTHTSPVQIRYLESNQLPIKVLVPGKVYRNEDEDSTHLWNFYQLEGLVVDEGISMADLRGAIQSILSELLEDQIETRLRPSFFPFTEPSVEIDVKYRGQWLELAGGGMVHPKILENQGIDSDKYQGFAFGFGLDRLAAVKYRVGDVRYFWRPDYRFLTQRFVR
- a CDS encoding cob(I)yrinic acid a,c-diamide adenosyltransferase, with product MPIYTKKGDQGKTSLFDGTRVDKTNARINCLGTIDELNSTIGLLTSLIDHDQELMNNDIAVNNTTLLKDIQSKLFSIGASIANPAIEVSESDYLDFTSKVESLIDQMTTILPELKNFILPGGSIAASQAQVTRSVTRRAERTYFGLEEYPDITISPAIASLLNRLSDYFFTLARYLNNTSQTPESIWNSKKLS
- a CDS encoding C39 family peptidase; this translates as MSKNKNKQKNKKYQNNQTDQQILKPNKADLPSSITLIYLGLLGLIRYGSRRLGLALLGLTLLQVGLLALIIGVNVWNYQSQDLALRPIEPKLEIGQSLRLQTNLGVEKEFEVEVEPSFDYRIELVNSGSLGLIKQIELVPESRLQTGTDYQIRLKGVAKKFSEKQNLKIGFRTQDAPEIQGTNFDQAQNIKIDQELTLALTDPNNDLSNFQIKTSPAIEFDKYLSEDQTKVNFQPKSNYQQSTNYQVEVFDYYKDQQNPIKTYQFETVRKPVLSINQAENIIPGSNVVVSFSEPMQTSQVGIQTSFAGYNWLDPFNLSFDTSGISPGSSYEIEVLAGARTEAGGVLEADSVRSFRVRSVGAVYASISPGGYGVSTGSKFRVDFSQAVDRASAEARISVAPSFDYHLEWISDQTVLVVPNSSLAYSTEYRVVIEIGVVNVGFGLPSSSGFTGSFVTEERVTILGVPLFYQTMPLSCESAALKMALAYRGINTTENHIMSLMGYNPRHWQENGNQWDDPYQMFVGDVYGSQVTKTGYGVYAPPVARAAQLMGANASVHYGVSASFIANQIANNNPVVIWGYSYSGQRMDWNVNGSSVGAYIGEHVRTVIGFRGNPDNPTSFIINDPISGQLNWTAAQLMANMNIHGNLSNQAVVVY